The DNA region ATACGTTATTATCAAATACTACTCAATTATGAACTTCTGAGGGGATTAATGTGAGCATACAAagacatcaaaaaaaaaaagtaagaaagagcaaaacaaattttaaagagaaagctTTTCTTGTTATGTCCGGTTGTGTAAAAATAACACAATCAAAAGATCAAAGTCACATCTGTATAAGTACGACGACTCAACAAGATCCCCCACATTCAAAAGATTCTAACAAAAGCCAAGTCTCATATGAACAGAAAGAGGAGGGAAACACATGTTCATATATCAAAACGGGTGGGTTGGGGTGCGATCGATTTCACCTCACTGGCTGCTGGTTGTAGTgattcttctctttcttcttctttgcggCAGCCAGCTTTGCCTTCCTCGCAGCTGCTTCTTGTGCTGCAACTTTCGCAGCGGCATCAGTCTCTTTGcttgacttcttcttcttcatcgatGCAATCTTCTTTATCCTTTCTTGGATATCCATGGAAGAAGAAGCAGCCTCCTCCTGCTCCTGTTCAGCGGGCTCACCTCCAGCAGCAGAATCTGCGTTGCTCTTCACTTCTTCCTGAGATTCTTTTGCCTCCTTCTGTTtatccttctttttcttcttctttgatgcCTTTGATTCTCCGGTTGcgttctccttcttctctccttctccATTGACTTCTTTCTTTTCCTGCTTATCTGTTCGGTAAGAAACTTTTTATCAGTTTCAGTAAACAGATGCAAGACATAATCATTAGAATAAAGTAGAGCAATATATATACCTTGAGTGTTCTCTTGAAGATTATTAGTATCCTTGGGCGCAATTCCAAAATCAGCTAACAAAGCATCAATCTCAGCAAGTTCCTTCTGTCTCCTCTCTTTCTTGGAAAGCTGCCTCTCTGCCTCCTTAGGTGGTGCAGCAACTTCAGGAGCCTTCTTCACCTCAGGCTCTGCTGCTTGTGGATGAACTTGCGTCTCATGCTCTTCCtccaaatcatcatcatcatcatcatcaccttcaCCAAGAATATCTTCTTCACTTTCACTTTCCTGCTACATTAAAAGCAAAAACTCATCTCAAccacaaaaaaatgaaaagacaaCAGGACTATCAACTATCAAACTATCAAGTAAAGTAAAAAAGACAAAACCATTGAACTGAACTCTATAACATCAATTAGAGTAGTTTCACTCAAACCCAATTCAACACAAGGAGACACCAGATTGAAACATATACACACAACATAAAAGACAACGAAAACTAACCTCAACGTTAGTCTCTTTCGCATCAGAAGCATTCCACAAGGACTGGGGAGGAGCGGTGGTAGCGAAATAGTCATCGTCTTCATCGTCGCTGTCGATATCGGCCCAAGCCTTGGCTTTGAGAGGCGTAGGTGCCCAGAAGACCTGTGGCTCAGGCTCCTTGTGCTgcgacgaggaggaggaggaggagccctTGCTCTTACCACCACCAgccttattcttcttcttcttacgaGTATCCAACGCAGCGAACAAGTTGGTGTTCTGAATCGGCATCATCGATCCTTCGTCTCTCCTGTTTCCACCACCGACCATCTTTTGCTTCTCTCTCAAACAATCAATCGAAGATTCAGACAACAACAGCTCAAAAAGGTGCGatctttacaaaaaaacaaGTAAAGGAAACGATCGGGAGATGAATCAAGCAATGGATAAGGGATACAATCGTCACTAATCAAACAATTCGATCTTTCTATAAACTTTGATGGGCGGTGATTTCTGGAAAGCGATTGATAATTAGGGTTCCAAGATTATATAGATTTGTGGATTGATTGATATATAGAGGTAGAAAACAAGAGAAGGTAGGAAGCTTCGGGAAGCTGGTTTCTCAAGGGATGTGATGTGAGATGATTAGGGCTTTCTTTCTTAAAGAGGTGGAAATCGTTCGAGGTTAGGGCTACTGGCTACACGACAAAGTAAGAGGTAAAGCTATCTCCGCCTATGTATCATCAAACCGACAATTAGATTAGAAAATCGAACCCGGTCCGAGCTGAAATTGGTACTCAACAAAGCAAATCGAACCCATCCTTGTTCATTCGATCATTtaatttagagatttttttcgcctttcttttgatatattttatcaGTAAAAAGGAAAGATATTatactatattaataaaattttaaatgttcaaGATTTTATTCAAATGATTTCCACTGTTGAATCATAACAAAACCCGAAATAAACAGAACcagaaataatataattaatttatgtctttttttttgcaatacATACTAGAATCTTTAtcataagaaaaataattgctaaaataaataacatagtaAATACTCATATTTGtgagtttcaaaaaattatttatttttttatgtttataaatatttagatacaattatattattttgtgagaACTAGGAATAAGTGTCTTTTTAATGTTgggtttatcaaaataaaaggaaaaaaaaaactaattctgTGAAAGATAATTGAAAAACCATAACACTTGAAATTTAAACAATAGTCTCACAATAAAAAGCAAGAAAACAAATACCGCTTCCAAAGTTCGAGACTGCTTTCTCCATGAGCCCAAACACTAGCATGTCTGCATGGAAACCTGAGAAGACCCATTTGCGGTCACAGTCGAAGTCGAAATATTCTCTATTCATTTCCGTTTTGATAAGAGTACAAAGCTTTTGACATCCATTTTGCGGCTTCCTAAATTTAAGTAAACATGAATAGAAATTACAAATCGTTAGACTATAGCCAGAGAAACTCAACCAAGAATTTGTGATAAGTTATAGGAATAAGTCATGTTATACAAAGTCGTGACTTCTGAAAAAAACTTTCTTAATAACTTTTATAACCACAAGCAAAAGTAGTTGTTTAAGAAAAGTAGTTGTTTAAGTTGATCTAGCTTCTAAGagtatgaatatttatatataactttttattttaataaaacatatatttaattttatttatttttatcgatttatttgatatttacttttgaGAATAAATTGAATTGtgttatagttttatttaagcgtacaaatatatatatatagactttAA from Raphanus sativus cultivar WK10039 chromosome 8, ASM80110v3, whole genome shotgun sequence includes:
- the LOC108822283 gene encoding uncharacterized protein LOC108822283 isoform X2, producing MVGGGNRRDEGSMMPIQNTNLFAALDTRKKKKNKAGGGKSKGSSSSSSSQHKEPEPQVFWAPTPLKAKAWADIDSDDEDDDYFATTAPPQSLWNASDAKETNVEESESEEDILGEGDDDDDDDLEEEHETQVHPQAAEPEVKKAPEVAAPPKEAERQLSKKERRQKELAEIDALLADFGIAPKDTNNLQENTQDKQEKKEVNGEGEKKENATGESKASKKKKKKDKQKEAKESQEEVKSNADSAAGGEPAEQEQEEAASSSMDIQERIKKIASMKKKKSSKETDAAAKVAAQEAAARKAKLAAAKKKKEKNHYNQQPVR
- the LOC108822283 gene encoding uncharacterized protein LOC108822283 isoform X1; its protein translation is MVGGGNRRDEGSMMPIQNTNLFAALDTRKKKKNKAGGGKSKGSSSSSSSQHKEPEPQVFWAPTPLKAKAWADIDSDDEDDDYFATTAPPQSLWNASDAKETNVEQESESEEDILGEGDDDDDDDLEEEHETQVHPQAAEPEVKKAPEVAAPPKEAERQLSKKERRQKELAEIDALLADFGIAPKDTNNLQENTQDKQEKKEVNGEGEKKENATGESKASKKKKKKDKQKEAKESQEEVKSNADSAAGGEPAEQEQEEAASSSMDIQERIKKIASMKKKKSSKETDAAAKVAAQEAAARKAKLAAAKKKKEKNHYNQQPVR